Genomic DNA from Mus musculus strain C57BL/6J chromosome Y, GRCm38.p6 C57BL/6J:
tctctttggatcagttttctgggttgcactttgtgtaacaaggccacattccttttatctatcactctttcccccaacttgttgtttctccctcagacttcattccagagattctatctatgtcctgtctttctccccttcttcctaaaaatccatcttttgctgccatccctgctcctctaagtcatatctccaattccttgctcactatgcagaccacagaatctaagtcctgtccattttagcctgtgtgatattagatgtatgcactgttcacagcctgagttgcaactttcatcttgctttgatgttctttccaccatagtccatctcttccaacaatgtgttcactaaaagcatgtcatgtcacacgtattaatttttagaacaaaacaaattttattgacaaagatactgaggttgtcaaagacccataggtacccaacacaggaaaataaacatttttttcaatcctataagtttacttttctgtactttgtgattttttttaatttaagtgatatttgacaccagagtatagacatagatatgtaggtcaccaagaaatttgataaagtacacagtagaattggctagaactttgtaaacaacctttccgaactttttggatccatcatctctggtgtactgcacccaggaacctattaagaagtcattgtcatcacctgatctcgcctcagccagaggggtctctggaatgatgtggaggttaccttccttgtagtcatccaggagctgatagacgtagaggaccggatccttcttgtaggaaatgtaaaaatagtcctgtaagaatggcacctgggctagcaccatcccactccagttgtcctcagagccatctttcccctcaaatttgtgttgtacctctctgcaaaccagggcgctggcgaggtggacatccctcacctgaagaaaaactactttgtgaggcaagaccttaagatttaaaatcctctcatcgctgtggagctcctgtccgtagacactgtcaattccgtcatacttcaccaaataaagagaagggtttgttg
This window encodes:
- the Gm20863 gene encoding Y-linked testis-specific protein 1-like, translating into MTSLKKKSRRKPSSQALGNIVGCRISHGWKEGNEPVTHWKAIILGQLPTNPSLYLVKYDGIDSVYGQELHSDERILNLKVLPHKVVFLQVRDVHLASALVCREVQHKFEGKDGSEDNWSGMVLAQVPFLQDYFYISYKKDPVLYVYQLLDDYKEGNLHIIPETPLAEARSGDDNDFLIGSWVQYTRDDGSKKFGKVVYKVLANSTVYFIKFLGDLHIYVYTLVSNIT